A genomic segment from Corylus avellana chromosome ca5, CavTom2PMs-1.0 encodes:
- the LOC132183108 gene encoding pentatricopeptide repeat-containing protein At5g50390, chloroplastic → MEIPLLRYSSLSFDRSQSNCSFPFTLSDPKDKLFKDNSLFSGYCFSFNRRKWRNPFDKIRCSSLEQGLQPRLKPKPKPSKIDVGERKEAVLEETQKRKPSPGLCSQIEKLVLNKRYREALELFEILEFEGGFELGSGTYDALVSACIGLKSIRGVKRLFRFMTNNGFELDLYMRNRVLLMHVKCGMMIDARRLFDEMPAKNFVTWNTIIGGLVASGDYLEAFQMFFILWEEFSEGGSRTFAVMIQASAGLSNIFAGRQFHSCALKMGFGENIFVSCALIDMYSKCGSIEDAQCVFDEMPVKTTVGWNSIIAGYALHGYSEEALSMYNEMRDSGVEVDHFTFSIIIRICTRLASLEHARQAHAGLVRHGFGLDIVANTALVDFYSKWGRIEDARHVFDKMPQKNVISWNALIAGYGNHGRGEEAIDMFKQMLQEGLIPNHVTFLAVLSACSYSGLTECGWEIFESMSGDHKIKPRAMHYACMIELLGREGLLDDAFALIRSAPFKPTANMWAALLTACRVHENLELGKFAAENLYGMEPEKLNNYVVLFNIYNSSGKLKEAAAVFQTLRRKGLRMLPACSWIEVKKQPYVFLSGDKSHYQTKEIHLKVDNLMLEIAKHGYVPERKYLLPDVEQGEQVLLYHSEKLAIAFGLINTPDWTALQVVQSHRICGDCHSAIKLIALVTGREIVVKDASRFHHFRDGSCSCGDYW, encoded by the coding sequence ATGGAGATCCCACTCTTACGCTACTCGAGCCTCTCATTTGATCGGAGTCAAAGTAATTGTAGTTTTCCTTTCACTCTCTCGGATCCTAAGGATAAGCTTTTCAAGGATAATTCGTTGTTTTCTGGGTATTGTTTTTCGTTCAATAGGAGGAAATGGAGGAACCCGTTTGATAAGATTAGGTGTTCTTCACTGGAACAAGGGCTGCAACCACGGCTGAAGCCGAAGCCGAAGCCGTCAAAAATCGATGTTGGTGAGAGGAAAGAAGCGGTTTTGGAAGAAACACAGAAGAGAAAACCCAGTCCGGGGCTTTGTAGTCAGATAGAGAAGTTGGTTTTGAATAAGAGGTATAGGGAAGCGCTTGAATTGTTTGAGATCTTGGAGTTTGAGGGGGGTTTTGAATTGGGTTCTGGCACGTATGATGCATTGGTGAGCGCGTGCATAGGTTTGAAGTCGATTAGAGGGGTGAAGAGGTTGTTTAGGTTTATGACTAATAATGGGTTTGAATTGGATTTGTATATGAGGAACAGGGTGCTACTTATGCATGTGAAATGTGGGATGATGATTGATGCGCGTAGGCTGTTCGATGAAATGCCGGCGAAGAACTTTGTCACGTGGAATACGATAATCGGGGGACTCGTGGCCTCTGGGGATTATCTTGAGGCATTCCagatgttttttattttgtgggaGGAATTTTCAGAAGGTGGATCGCGCACATTTGCCGTGATGATTCAGGCATCTGCCGGGTTGAGTAACATTTTTGCAGGGAGGCAGTTTCATTCGTGTGCTTTGAAGATGGGTTTCGGTGAGAATATTTTTGTGTCTTGTGCTCTGATTGACATGTATAGCAAGTGTGGGAGCATTGAAGATGCTCAATGTGTTTTTGATGAGATGCCGGTGAAGACCACGGTTGGGTGGAATTCCATTATAGCAGGTTATGCACTTCATGGTTATAGTGAGGAAGCTCTTAGTATGTATAATGAGATGCGTGATTCTGGTGTTGAAGTTGACCATTTCACATTTTCGATAATTATAAGAATATGTACAAGGTTAGCTTCATTAGAGCACGCTAGGCAAGCTCATGCAGGTTTAGTTCGTCACGGTTTTGGATTAGATATAGTAGCCAACACAGCACTTGTAGATTTCTATAGCAAATGGGGAAGAATAGAAGATGCCCGTCATGTTTTTGACAAGATGCCCCAAAAGAATGTAATATCTTGGAATGCCTTGATTGCTGGCTATGGTAATCATGGTCGTGGAGAAGAGGCCATTGATATGTTCAAGCAGATGCTTCAGGAAGGATTGATACCCAACCATGTCACCTTTCTTGCTGTTCTATCTGCCTGTAGTTATTCAGGTTTAACAGAGTGTGGGTGGGAGATTTTTGAATCAATGAGTGGGGATCACAAGATTAAGCCCCGTGCAATGCATTATGCATGTATGATCGAATTGTTAGGTCGAGAGGGGCTTTTGGATGATGCTTTTGCACTGATAAGAAGTGCTCCATTTAAGCCTACAGCTAACATGTGGGCTGCCTTGCTGACAGCTTGTCGAGTCCATGAGAATTTAGAGCTTGGAAAATTTGCAGCGGAGAATCTTTATGGAATGGAGCCTGAAAAGCTTAACAATTATGTTGTGCTTTTTAATATTTACAACAGCTCTGGCAAGTTGAAGGAAGCTGCTGCTGTTTTTCAGACCTTGAGAAGAAAGGGTTTGAGAATGCTTCCAGCATGCAGTTGGATTGAAGTTAAAAAGCAGCCTTATGTTTTCCTTTCCGGAGATAAAagccattaccaaacaaaagagatTCACCTGAAAGTGGACAACTTGATGCTAGAGATTGCAAAACATGGTTATGTTCctgaaagaaaatatttgcttCCTGATGTTGAACAGGGAGAGCAGGTTTTGCTGTACCACAGTGAGAAACTGGCGATAGCTTTTGGGCTGATCAACACTCCAGATTGGACAGCACTGCAAGTTGTTCAGAGCCATCGGATTTGTGGCGACTGCCACAGTGCGATTAAGCTAATAGCCTTGGTTACTGGACGTGAAATTGTTGTGAAGGATGCCAGCAGATTCCACCATTTCAGAGATGGGagttgttcttgtggggattaTTGGTGA
- the LOC132183123 gene encoding defective in cullin neddylation protein AAR3: MDSSGSNRFDIFEIYRRYSDIRSQCAYVDGKVGYKQDNESQMSKISRDALTQLLKFVESRVDTRVSIFDELFKLISRLDLVVDFSEFSRFYDFVFFMCRENGQKNITVSKAVSAWRLVLAGRFRLLNQWCDFVEKNQRHNISDDTWQQVLAFSRCVHENLEGYDPEGAWPVLIDDFVEHMYRVSGTNDNSNFFCNCGDSESQSSVLEDPLPGLKEFPGLKRKLPEDLQQDEMESSPTVFPHSTDLDPALCLKRIRLTAHKLAKRENNPPGNTTDDCMEIVRHNSQLCSSKSPCAVEGCLSKGFAGLFSTRAYFQLDRERRVSFT; the protein is encoded by the exons ATGGATTCATCGGGGTCGAACCGGTTCGACATCTTCGAGATTTACCGGCGTTACTCCG ATATTAGATCACAATGTGCATATGTTGATGGGAAAGTGGGCTACAAACAAGATAATGAATCGCAAATGTCGAAAATTTCAAGGGATGCATTGACACAACTCTTAAAATTTGTGGAGTCAAGGGTTGATACAAG GGTTTCGATTTTTGATGAACTTTTCAAGCTCATTTCACGGCTAGACTTGGTG GTAGACTTCTCTGAATTCTCTCGCTTCTATGACTTTGTTTTCTTCATGTGCCGTGAAAATGGTCAAAAGAACATCA CTGTAAGCAAGGCAGTTAGTGCATGGAGGTTAGTCTTAGCTGGAAGGTTTCGACTGCTTAATCAATGGTGCGACTTTGTTGAG AAAAATCAACGACATAACATCTCCGACGATACTTGGCAGCAAGTTTTAGCTTTCAGCCGGTGTGTACATGAAAATCTGGAAGGGTATGATCCTGAAG GTGCTTGGCCTGTTTTAATTGATGACTTCGTTGAGCATATGTACAG GGTTTCCGGAACTAATGATAACTCTAACTTCTTCTGTAACTGTGGTGATTCAGAATCCCAGTCTTCTGTACTTGAAGACCCTCTTCCTG GACTGAAAGAATTTCCTGGTTTGAAGAGGAAGTTACCTGAGGACCTTCAACAAGATGAAATGGAGTCCTCACCTACCGTCTTCCCTCACTCTACAGACCTGGATCCTGCTCTGTGTCTTAAGAGAATTAGGCTGACTGCTCACAAATTGGCGAAACGGGAGAATAATCCGCCAGGGAATACTACAGACGACTGCATGGAAATCGTTAGACATAATAGTCAATTGTGTTCTTCCAAGTCTCCTTGTGCAGTTGAAGGTTGTTTGTCAAAGGGCTTTGCAGGGCTTTTTTCAACACGTGCTTATTTTCAGTTGGATCGGGAAAGGAGAGTTTCCTTCACATAG
- the LOC132183188 gene encoding F-box/kelch-repeat protein At3g06240-like: MSSRELPEDLLTEILSKLPVKCLGRFKCVSKSWYALITNPNFITKHVTWANSHNPHRMAILSHWNACGNPRVSTLFNETLQLSGDVDLLQLFQHQVGEVVVVGACNGIICLSATLREDGKWISGYEHLVLWNPATRESKMLPPIHRPWDLPGYFSNFGFGFDSKTNDYKVVRILHDNSQSEVAVYSLSADSWRAIDSTPHPSYSINSSSFPSYLNGAFYWWAFDMGEISQPFLVSFDMSNEVFQKVLLLPLEASLFEGIAVVNDSVALILRCEGELDYSFDIWALNESCVERTWTKLLTIEPIPPYRWDLIQLREDGSVLLSDPNVGGFALYGPRTQQMRDLRINDSRSCSQLISYTESIVFLNGSGGCA; encoded by the coding sequence ATGTCGAGCAGGGAGCTTCCAGAAGATTTGCTGACTGAAATCCTATCAAAGCTACCCGTCAAATGTCTGGGACGATTCAAGTGCGTAAGTAAATCCTGGTACGCTCTGATCACAAACCCTAATTTCATCACCAAGCACGTCACTTGGGCCAATTCTCACAATCCCCATCGTATGGCCATCCTTAGCCATTGGAATGCGTGTGGGAACCCACGTGTCTCCACACTCTTTAATGAAACCCTACAGCTGTCCGGGGATGTAGATCTATTACAATTGTTTCAGCATCAGGTTGGCGAGGTTGTAGTCGTCGGTGCCTGCAATGGAATAATTTGCCTTTCTGCTACTCTGCGGGAGGATGGGAAATGGATCAGCGGTTATGAACATCTAGTGTTATGGAACCCTGCGACAAGAGAATCAAAGATGCTCCCTCCAATCCACCGCCCATGGGATTTGCCAGgctatttttctaattttggcTTCGGTTTTGATTCAAAGACTAATGATTACAAGGTGGTTAGGATTCTGCACGACAATTCTCAATCCGAAGTTGCGGTGTACAGCCTTAGTGCTGATTCTTGGAGAGCGATTGATTCGACCCCTCACCCATCTTATTCGATTAATTCATCTAGTTTTCCTTCATACCTAAATGGAGCTTTTTATTGGTGGGCTTTTGATATGGGTGAGATTTCTCAGCCATTCTTGGTTTCCTTTGATATGAGCAATGAGGTGTTCCAAAAGGTATTGCTTCTCCCACTTGAAGCATCTTTATTTGAGGGTATTGCTGTTGTCAATGACTCTGTAGCTTTGATTTTGCGATGTGAGGGTGAATTGGATTATTCGTTTGATATATGGGCGTTGAATGAGTCTTGTGTTGAAAGGACTTGGACCAAACTATTAACAATCGAACCCATTCCACCATATCGCTGGGATCTGATACAGCTTCGGGAGGATGGTTCGGTACTTCTAAGCGATCCAAATGTAGGAGGCTTTGCATTGTATGGCCCAAGAACACAACAAATGAGGGATCTTCGAATAAATGATTCTAGATCATGCTCTCAACTTATTAGTTACACAGAGTCCATTGTTTTCCTAAATGGATCCGGGGGATGTGCATGA
- the LOC132180734 gene encoding granule-bound starch synthase 2, chloroplastic/amyloplastic — MASIGSLPFTIETKSESSMLLHSANYRRPRFPFFAYRPTKPLDSAGNTGLSIGYSKAAGEDHSSLSLSCDRRIGGCSRGQQRRIARLKATAGGFVDGEDAGDEVDDALQATIEKSKKVLAMQKDLLQQIAERKKLVSSIKSSIINQEDDEVSYEERGKSSPNLDLASASDHTVDDHNSSIASSSYAPLAVDEVPETLDSDSSGFDEVKKESGEGALLRKTSSDEDTTKQLKDIKSKKVWSDGLPSFLSSSSETSSVVDENNEISNKTSLTVDGEAKNPVIEDVKPPPLAGANVMNIILVSAECAPWSKTGGLGDVAGSLPKALARRGHRVMVVAPMYGNYAETQNTGVRKVYKVDGQDMEVNFFQAYIDGVDFVFIESPVFRNLEHNIYGGNRMDILKRMILFCKAAVEVPWHVPCGGICYGDGNLAFIANDWHTALLPVYLKAYYRDNGLMQFTRSILVIHNIAHQGRGPVADFIYVDLPEHYKDLFKFYDPVGGEHFNIFAAGLKTADRVVTVSHGYSWELKTPEGGWGLHGIINENDWKFRGIVNGIDTKDWNPQCDVNLTSDGYTNYSLETLKTGKPQCKAALQKELGLPIREDVPVISFIGRLDHQKGVDLIAEAIPWMMDQDVQLIMLGTGRPDLEQMLRQFENHHHDKIRGWVGFSVKMAHRITAGADILLMPSRFEPCGLNQLYAMNYGTIPVVHAVGGLRDTVHPFDPFNESGLGWTFDSADANKLIHALGNCLLTYREYKQSWEGLQRRGMMQDLSWDNAAQNYEEVLVAAKYQW; from the exons ATGGCCTCTATTGGGTCTCTCCCTTTTACCATTGAGACAAAGTCAGAGAGCTCCATGCTTCTTCACAGTGCAAACTATCGCCGACCCAGGTTCCCGTTCTTCGCATACCGGCCGACAAAGCCGCTTGATTCTGCTGGAAATACCGGTTTATCAATTGGGTATTCGAAAGCTGCGGGAGAAGATCATTCCAGTTTATCTTTAAGCTGTGATAGACGGATAGGTGGATGCAGCAGAGGACAGCAACGGAGAATTGCGCGTCTGAAGGCGACGGCCGGGGGATTTGTGGATGGTGAGGATGCCGGCGATGAAGTAGATGATGCGCTTCAGGCCACGATCGAAAAGAGCAAGAAGGTTCTTGCTATGCAAAAGGACCTACTTCAACAG ATCGCTGAAAGAAAGAAACTGGTTTCATCTATAAAAAGTAGCATTATAAATCAAGAGGATGATGAAGTTTCTTATGAAGAAAGGGGCAAATCTTCTCCAAATCTGGATCTTGCTTCGGCCAGTGACCATACTGTTGATGACCATAATAGCAGTATTGCTTCCAGCAGCTATGCCCCTTTGGCTGTAGATGAGGTGCCAGAAACTCTAGATTCAGATAGTAGTGGTTTTGATGAAGTTAAAAAAGAATCTGGAGAAGGGGCACTTCTCAGAAAAACTTCCTCTGATGAAGACACCACCAAACAATTAAAAGACATTAAATCAAAAAAAGTGTGGTCAGATGGGCTGCCTTCTTTTCTTTCGAGTTCCTCTGAGACTTCCAGTGTAGTagatgaaaataatgaaatttcaaataaaacaagTTTGACAGTGGATGGTGAGGCAAAAAATCCTGTGATTGAAGACGTCAAACCCCCTCCTTTGGCTGGGGCCAATGTTATGAATATTATATTGGTATCTGCTGAGTGTGCTCCATGGTCTAAAACAG GTGGGCTAGGAGATGTTGCTGGTTCTTTGCCAAAGGCTTTGGCTCGGCGTGGACATCGGGTTATG GTAGTAGCACCGATGTATGGGAATTATGCTGAAACCCAAAATACAGGAGTTCGGAAGGTGTATAAGGTGGATGGGCAG GATATGGAAGTTAATTTCTTTCAAGCCTATATCGATGGTGTGGACTTTGTTTTCATTGAGAGTCCTGTATTTCGCAATTTGGAGCATAATATATATGGAGGAAATCGAATG GATATTTTAAAACGCATGATATTGTTTTGCAAGGCAGCTGTTGAG GTTCCTTGGCATGTTCCATGTGGTGGTATCTGCTATGGAGATGGAAATTTGGCTTTCATTGCAAATGATTGGCATACAGCATTGTTGCCAGTATATCTGAAGGCATACTATCGGGACAATGGTTTAATGCAATTTACAAGATCCATCCTTGTAATTCATAACATAGCTCACCAG GGTCGGGGGCCTGTTGCTGATTTCATCTATGTCGATCTGCCAGAACACTACAAggatctttttaaattttatgatccTGTAGGCGGTGAGCACTTCAATATCTTTGCAGCTGGTTTAAAAACAGCAGACCGCGTGGTTACTGTTAGTCATGGATACTCCTGGGAGCTTAAAACTCCTGAAGGTGGTTGGGGTTTGCATGGTATCATAAACGAGAATGACTGGAAATTTAGGGGTATTGTGAATGGGATTGATACAAAAGACTGGAACCCACAATGTGATGTTAACCTGACATCTGATGGTTACACAAACTACTCCCTTGAAACACTTAAAACTGGCAAGCCTCAGTGTAAGGCAGCCTTACAGAAGGAGCTTGGTCTGCCCATCCGGGAGGATGTCCCTGTGATCAGCTTCATTGGGAGACTGGATCACCAGAAAGGTGTTGATCTAATAGCTGAGGCAATCCCATGGATGATGGATCAGGACGTGCAACTAATCATGTTGGGCACTGGCAGACCTGACCTGGAGCAGATGCTCAGGCAGTTCGAGAACCATCACCATGACAAAATCAGGGGCTGGGTAGGTTTTTCTGTAAAGATGGCTCACCGGATAACTGCTGGTGCTGATATTTTGCTCATGCCATCAAGATTTGAGCCTTGTGGACTGAACCAACTATATGCTATGAACTATGGGACAATTCCAGTTGTGCATGCTGTTGGTGGGCTGAGAGATACTGTGCACCCGTTTGATCCATTCAATGAGTCAGGGCTTGGGTGGACATTTGACAGTGCTGATGCAAATAAGCTAATACATGCATTAGGAAATTGCTTATTGACTTACCGAGAGTACAAGCAGAGTTGGGAAGGACTCCAGAGACGAGGGATGATGCAAGACCTGAGTTGGGACAATGCTGCTCAGAATTACGAAGAGGTCCTTGTTGCCGCCAAGTACCAATGGTGA
- the LOC132181066 gene encoding uncharacterized protein At5g19025, whose protein sequence is MVYYHNSISVCKSVDHATTMSDTKSKLSNHFPRNRKTPNSPNCSKIPVCDRSRSAAIDIVILIACIGACGFLLFPYIRFVVVELMKIVGAIASLVKEEVSGAPMIYGSIGLSVCCAALAAWLVLICTSRKCGNPTCKGLRKAAEFDIQLETEDCVKNSTNLVRDGGLKKGLFELPRDHHRELESELKKMAPPNGRAVLIFRARCGCSVGRLEVPGPKKYRKIKK, encoded by the coding sequence ATGGTCTATTACCATAACTCAATCTCGGTCTGCAAGTCTGTTGACCACGCCACAACCATGTCTGACACTAAATCAAAGCTTAGCAATCATTTTCCTAGGAATAGAAAAACACCCAATTCACCGAATTGTTCGAAAATCCCAGTTTGTGATCGATCTCGATCGGCGGCAATAGATATAGTAATCCTTATTGCCTGTATTGGTGCTTGTGGGTTTTTGCTGTTCCCATATATTAGGTTTGTGGTCGTTGAGCTGATGAAAATTGTTGGAGCGATTGCTTCTTTGGTTAAAGAGGAAGTTTCAGGTGCTCCGATGATATATGGTTCTATAGGACTTAGCGTTTGTTGTGCCGCATTGGCTGCCTGGTTGGTTTTGATTTGTACTAGTCGGAAATGTGGGAATCCGACTTGCAAGGGGCTAAGGAAGGCAGCGGAGTTCGATATTCAGTTGGAGACAGAGGACTGTGTGAAGAATTCGACTAATTTGGTTAGAGATGGAGGCTTGAAGAAGGGTCTATTCGAATTGCCACGCGACCATCACCGCGAATTGGAGTCAGAGCTTAAGAAGATGGCGCCTCCTAACGGAAGAGCAGTTCTTATTTTTCGAGCGAGGTGTGGGTGTTCTGTTGGTAGATTGGAAGTTCCGGGGCCAAAGAAGTATCGGAAGATCAAAAAGTAG
- the LOC132182345 gene encoding pentatricopeptide repeat-containing protein At5g39680, giving the protein MPTPRPPTSRQAPLQHLPFLFKSVHRPSSSPTNPIKLLKKSADAKNLKIGKVIHAHLITSNQASKNCDVFQTTSLINLYAKCDEISTARQLFDQMSERSTVSWSALMAGYLQNGLALEVLGLFKKMVSVDNLRPNEYVLATALSSCSISGRVEEGKQCHGYVLKSGLVFHQYVKNALVHMYSRCSDVEGAMQVLNTLPGYDVFSYNSVMDGLMELGYLREALEVFGRMVGECNAWDNVTYRTLFGLSARLKDLKFGMHVHGQMLKSDLECDVFVGSAIIDMYGKCGNVLNARKVFNGLQNRNVVSWTALMAAYFQNGYFEEALHLLSKMELEDIMPNEYTFAVLLNSSAGLSALRLGDLLHARVEKSGFKDHTIVGNALVIMYSKTGNIKAANKVFTDTIYRDSVTWNAMISGYSHHGLGKEALIVFQDMLATGVSPNYVTFVGVLAACAHLGLVREGLYYLNQLMKQMGIEPGLEHYTCIVGLLSRAGLLDEAKNFMRSAPVKWDVIAWRTLLNACHVHRNYGLGKQVAESVMLMDPHDVGTYVLLSNMYAKERRWDGVVKIRKLMRERNIKKEPGVSWLEIRNITHVFVSEDNKHPESSQIYEKVGELLAKIKPLGYVPNIASVLHDMEDEQKEDCLSYHSEKLAIAYGLMKTPSEAPIRVIKNLRMCDDCHSAAKLISKVTNRVIVVRDANRFHHFQDGCCSCADYW; this is encoded by the coding sequence ATGCCCACTCCAAGACCACCAACGAGCCGTCAAGCTCCTCTCCAGCACCTGCCATTTCTTTTCAAATCAGTTCATAGACCCTCCTCTTCTCCTACTAACCCTATTAAGCTCTTGAAAAAATCAGCCGACgctaaaaacttaaaaataggaaaagtaaTCCATGCCCACTTGATCACAAGTAATCAAGCCTCCAAAAACTGCGACGTGTTTCAAACAACCTCGCTGATTAATTTGTACGCGAAATGTGATGAAATATCTACTGCCCGCCAACTGTTTGATCAAATGAGTGAAAGAAGTACAGTTTCGTGGAGCGCGTTGATGGCGGGGTATTTACAAAATGGGTTGGCTTTGGAAGTTCTTGGGCTATTTAAGAAAATGGTTTCAGTGGATAATTTGCGTCCGAACGAATATGTACTTGCTACTgctctttcttcttgttctaTTAGTGGAAGGGTTGAAGAGGGCAAGCAATGTCACGGGTACGTGTTGAAGTCTGGATTGGTGTTTCACCAGTATGTGAAGAATGCACTTGTTCACATGTATTCGAGGTGTTCAGATGTGGAAGGTGCTATGCAGGTTTTGAATACATTGCCTGGATATGATGTTTTTTCCTATAATTCAGTCATGGATGGACTTATGGAACTTGGGTATCTGAGGGAAGCTTTAGAAGTTTTCGGTAGGATGGTAGGTGAATGTAACGCCTGGGACAATGTTACATATCGTACCCTTTTTGGCCTTAGCGCTCGTCTTAAAGATTTGAAGTTTGGTATGCACGTTCATGGTCAGATGTTGAAGAGTGACCTTGAGTGTGATGTCTTTGTTGGTAGTGCCATTATTGATATGTATGGAAAATGTGGTAACGTTCTGAATGCAAGGAAAGTTTTTAATGGTTTGCAAAATAGGAATGTGGTCTCTTGGACGGCACTCATGGCTGCTTACTTCCAAAATGGTTACTTTGAGGAAGCACTACATCTACTTTCAAAAATGGAACTTGAAGATATTATGCCTAATGAATACACTTTCGCTGTTTTGCTGAACTCGAGTGCAGGTTTGTCTGCACTGAGACTGGGAGATCTATTACATGCACGTGTTGAGAAGTCAGGTTTCAAGGACCATACTATTGTCGGGAATGCTTTGGTCATAATGTATTCCAAGACTGGCAACATCAAAGCAGCAAATAAAGTCTTCACTGATACGATATACCGAGACTCCGTTACCTGGAATGCAATGATATCTGGTTATTCCCACCATGGGCTTGGTAAAGAAGCTCTAATTGTGTTTCAAGACATGTTGGCTACAGGAGTGAGTCCTAACTACGTAACTTTTGTTGGGGTTCTAGCTGCATGTGCCCATTTGGGTCTGGTGCGAGAAGGATTATACTATTTGAATCAGCTAATGAAACAAATGGGCATTGAACCTGGACTGGAGCACTATACCTGTATTGTTGGGCTTCTGAGCAGGGCTGGACTACTTGATGAAGCTAAGAATTTTATGAGATCTGCACCAGTAAAGTGGGATGTCATTGCGTGGCGTACTTTGCTTAATGCTTGTCATGTCCATCGGAATTATGGCTTAGGGAAGCAGGTTGCAGAATCTGTCATGCTCATGGACCCTCATGATGTGGGAACATATGTATTGTTGTCAAATATGTATGCCAAGGAAAGGAGATGGGATGGAGTTGTGAAGATTCGGAAATTGATGAGAGAAAGAAACATTAAGAAAGAACCTGGAGTGAGCTGGTTAGAGATAAGGAATATTACCCATGTCTTTGTTTCAGAAGACAACAAACACCCAGAGTCTAGTCAGATATATGAGAAGGTAGGGGAATTGCTGGCCAAGATTAAACCATTGGGGTATGTCCCTAATATTGCTTCAGTACTGCATGACATGGAGGATGAGCAGAAAGAAGACTGTCTTAGTTATCACAGTGAGAAGTTGGCCATAGCATATGGCCTAATGAAAACACCTTCGGAAGCACCCATACGTGTAATTAAGAACCTTAGGATGTGTGATGATTGCCATAGTGCCGCCAAATTAATTTCGAAGGTCACAAACAGGGTGATAGTTGTTAGAGATGCCAACCGTTTTCATCATTTTCAAGATGGTTGCTGTTCTTGTGCAGATTACTGGTGA
- the LOC132182162 gene encoding uncharacterized protein LOC132182162 has translation MSDSASSTETRTQRVSNTISEIVDTLYAPQNWSRFALLDPVAISYIVLDFPRSQQEALDVEALIGFASEKRGPLPASRVSIEAMPRVAVTQEEAVAKECPICLDGYEVGGEAREMPCKHSFHSGCIERWLGLHGSCPVCRFAMPVEEGNVNSGGGEEGEQRPVLVPIWIGSRGDPITGPQPWIRGG, from the coding sequence ATGTCGGATTCAGCGTCTTCAACCGAAACCCGAACGCAAAGGGTCTCTAACACTATCTCCGAAATCGTAGACACTCTCTACGCCCCCCAGAATTGGTCCCGTTTCGCGCTACTTGACCCGGTCGCAATATCGTATATCGTGTTAGACTTCCCCAGAAGCCAACAAGAAGCCCTAGACGTCGAGGCCCTCATCGGCTTCGCGTCGGAGAAGCGCGGGCCGTTGCCGGCGTCGAGGGTGTCGATCGAGGCAATGCCGAGGGTGGCGGTGACCCAGGAAGAGGCGGTGGCGAAGGAGTGCCCGATTTGCTTGGACGGCTACGAGGTCGGCGGCGAGGCGAGGGAGATGCCGTGCAAACACAGCTTCCACTCCGGTTGCATCGAGAGGTGGCTGGGGCTCCACGGGTCCTGCCCGGTTTGCCGGTTTGCGATGCCGGTGGAGGAAGGCAACGTGAATAGTGGCGGTGGAGAAGAGGGAGAGCAGAGGCCTGTTCTGGTGCCTATCTGGATCGGTAGCCGTGGGGATCCGATTACGGGCCCTCAGCCGTGGATCCGCGGCGGCTGA
- the LOC132182163 gene encoding E3 ubiquitin-protein ligase MPSR1-like, with protein MHVSSSTFLLTIFSYPRKPLVTNSSRAKLVAISYIMVDFPRDQHEWLDVEVVLGVTSEKRGPLPALRVSIEAMPRVAVTQEEAVAKECAICLDGYEVGGEAREMPCKHRFHSGCIERWLGLHGSCPVCRFAMPVEEGNVNNGGGEEEEYWMDLLEFMNQ; from the coding sequence ATGCACGTCTCCTCCTCTACTTTTCTCTTAACAATATTCTCGTACCCGCGTAAACCTCTTGTCACTAACTCTAGCAGAGCGAAATTGGTCGCAATATCGTATATCATGGTAGACTTCCCCAGAGACCAACACGAATGGCTAGACGTCGAGGTCGTCCTCGGCGTCACGTCGGAGAAGCGCGGACCGTTGCCGGCGTTGAGGGTGTCGATCGAGGCAATGCCGAGGGTGGCGGTGACCCAGGAAGAGGCGGTGGCGAAGGAGTGCGCGATTTGCTTGGACGGCTACGAGGTCGGCGGCGAGGCGAGGGAGATGCCGTGCAAGCACAGGTTCCACTCCGGTTGCATCGAGAGGTGGCTGGGGCTCCACGGGTCCTGCCCGGTTTGCCGGTTTGCGATGCCGGTGGAGGAAGGCAACGTGAATAATGGCGGTGGAGAAGAGGAGGAGTACTGGATGGATCTTCTGGAGTTTATGAATCAGTGA